DNA sequence from the Candidatus Oleimmundimicrobium sp. genome:
CTGCTCATTCGCGACGATTCGAAATTCCAGCACATTTACAAACCTGCCGTCAGTGAAGAAAAAACCCAGAAACAGGTCGTCGGCGACTTGTTGGACAGGGTGTTCAGCGGGTCGGCGGGAAAACTGGTAATGCGGGCACTGTCGGCCAAAAAGGTATCGGCGGATGAGTTGGCTAAGATAAAGAAAATGATCGAGGAAATAGAAGGAGAATAAAAATGGGTGCTTTGCAAAATATCTTACACGCGGAAATCATTGAGAAACTCGGCTGGACATTGCTTCATTTCGTCTGGCAGGCGGCGGCGATCGGGCTTCTTCTGGCGATAGTATTAAGACTTATGCGTAAATTCACGGCAAACCTGCGATATATGGCCGCCTGCGTCGCGATGGCCGCATTGGTAGTGCTTCCCGCGATAACCATACAAATGGTCGAGGTCGATGCGCCGATCGAAATCACGCCGCCGGCAAACCGGCACACCGTTGATTTGCCTCAATCCGCGATTGAAACGGCGGCAATCAGGCAAATCGCTGGGATAGAGCTGCCGCAAACACAGGCTGCCGCCGCAATTGACGAGGCGCCTTTAACCGATAGATTCATCGACGCTATCGAGCCTGCCCTGCCCTTTGCGGTTATCGTCTGGCTTGCCGGCGTGTTTGGGTTGAGTATCTGGCATCTTGGCGGCTGGGCACAATTGCAGAAGCTCCGCAGGCAGATGGTGCGGCAGGTTGAGCCTTCGCTCAAGGCGAATTTACGGCGGCTTTCAGACGCGATGGGCATCAGCAAAGCGGTTGACCTTATGGAATCGGCATTGGTGCAGGTGCCCGCGGTGATAGGTCATTTCAAGCCGGTGATACTGCTGCCGGTAAGCGCTCTTACGGGTTTGAGTACCGAACAGATAGAGGCCGTTTTGGCTCACGAGCTGGCGCATATAAAAAGGAACGACTACCTTGTTAATATGCTGCAAACCGTTGTCGAGATTTTAGGCTTCTATCACCCTGCCGTGTGGTGGGTATCGCGTAAGATAAGGGTGGAAAGGGAAAACTGCTGCGACGATATGGCTGTAGGCGTATCGGGCGATAAGGTTGGTTATGTAAGGACGCTGGCTCTGTTGGAGGAGATCCGCGCTGCCCAGCCCGGCTTAGCCGTGGCCGCATCCGGCGCAAGCCTCTTCGACCGCATTAAACGCCTGCTCGGCAAAGACGCCTCGGACGATGAAAAAGCAAACTGGCTGCCCTCAGTCGTCGCGGTATTGCTCATAGCCGCGCTGCTGATACCAACGGCGTTGGCATTGAATGGC
Encoded proteins:
- a CDS encoding BlaI/MecI/CopY family transcriptional regulator, with the translated sequence MARQKVSGPTDKELSILSILWDKGPSTVRQVNEEMAKQQRTGYTTTLKLMQIMSDKGLLIRDDSKFQHIYKPAVSEEKTQKQVVGDLLDRVFSGSAGKLVMRALSAKKVSADELAKIKKMIEEIEGE
- a CDS encoding M56 family metallopeptidase, with product MGALQNILHAEIIEKLGWTLLHFVWQAAAIGLLLAIVLRLMRKFTANLRYMAACVAMAALVVLPAITIQMVEVDAPIEITPPANRHTVDLPQSAIETAAIRQIAGIELPQTQAAAAIDEAPLTDRFIDAIEPALPFAVIVWLAGVFGLSIWHLGGWAQLQKLRRQMVRQVEPSLKANLRRLSDAMGISKAVDLMESALVQVPAVIGHFKPVILLPVSALTGLSTEQIEAVLAHELAHIKRNDYLVNMLQTVVEILGFYHPAVWWVSRKIRVERENCCDDMAVGVSGDKVGYVRTLALLEEIRAAQPGLAVAASGASLFDRIKRLLGKDASDDEKANWLPSVVAVLLIAALLIPTALALNGDKLQDTENSKTQQLQQLVEDFFKHNYRDITARKTIEWGEPEVDAQGNMSIRYKYEATIWDKDKIIENKVWTFDKLGKFVSVKNISVAQTLQQSGIRGYEVNRKVSDFPDEEDMSTPETAYAAINRVMGSLGEQSWQKVSTKKVVDRLQTTQRMATTPEWSNIVLNAAILEVRINNNKAAVIARFPQDI